The region CCTCGATGTGCGCGGCGAAGCGCTTCGTCAATATCGAATTCAAACGATTCCAACGACGTATATTATCGATCCAAACGGCGTCATTCGGCGAAAAATTGTCGGCCCGGTGACGACGAAGCGGCTCGAGCAGGAAACAGCGCTTTTTCGTTGAGCAGATGGCTGCAGCGAAAGGCGCTTTCTTTGCGGTTCGTTATTTTTCAAAAAGTTGTCATAATTTTTATCTTTTTTGGGCATGAATAAGATTACAATAAAAGTGAGGGGAGGTTGAAGCGATGAGACGATTCCGCAAAATGACTCTCCAAGAACTGATCAGCGAGAACAAACGGCAGTTGCTGAACGACCGGGAAGCGCTCGAAAAAATCGAGAAAAAGCTGGAAGAGCGGATGCTCAAAAAAGCAGAATGACCCATGCATAGCGGTTCTCCGGGTGGACAGACTAGATGGCGAGGAGGCGAAGACGATGAGCAATCCGAAAGGAAGCCGCAAACATTTCGTGCCGAACCATATCGGCACACAGCCTCGCGCCGCAGGAGGAAACAAGGGCAAACAAATGCAAGACCAGTCCGGCCAGCACGCCCAAGTCATCCAAACGAAGGGCGAATAGCCGGAAACTCTTGTGAAGGAGGAAGCCTATATGCCGCGTCCGAAACCGGATGACCGCAGCGACAATGTAGAAAAGCTGCAAGAAATGGTGCAAAA is a window of Geobacillus kaustophilus DNA encoding:
- a CDS encoding FbpB family small basic protein, which produces MRRFRKMTLQELISENKRQLLNDREALEKIEKKLEERMLKKAE
- a CDS encoding acid-soluble spore protein N is translated as MSNPKGSRKHFVPNHIGTQPRAAGGNKGKQMQDQSGQHAQVIQTKGE